Proteins encoded in a region of the Saccharopolyspora phatthalungensis genome:
- a CDS encoding purine-cytosine permease family protein, with protein MGILEKFRGPATSIDDQIESFAIDRVPSGQRWPIPAISLVLLGNATAMFFFSFGAQQSFLVGWPRMLAPIGYFFFGAVLIGMLTMRMASREGLSQNLLSRGLGFGSHGSAVTSFIYAVNYIYYFLFEGTIVSHAIAHYFDVPINSIGGIGIFAVVGLVTLLLVWRGMHAMSFLQSWGFPLFLLLLAWGLYKLGTEHTAAGPADWHATAPVDSAAMWTAFSLANGQMIFQGLMATDYGRFAARDIRYRGTAGIMLGELIPMFAVIFLGAFIGSTILGGLTGPDGQVLAQDPGFMFVYLMGGAGVVFAIVTQIRINVMNLYSGSIALSSGFDVAAKFRPGRQWWMFLVLILGVVFYAFNVINHLDTFLAITGVLTNTWVLIILADYFVCRRWLRLGRSEDIEYREHEVRAWNPCGLSSLGIAVFVGGLGIVGLYPDYYASFIAMVLGPLLHIVFTVATKGRCYRPENRPGAEASSLVN; from the coding sequence ATGGGAATCCTTGAGAAGTTTCGTGGGCCAGCCACCTCCATCGACGACCAGATCGAGAGCTTCGCGATCGATCGAGTGCCCAGCGGCCAGCGATGGCCGATTCCGGCGATCAGCCTGGTGCTGCTCGGTAACGCCACGGCAATGTTCTTCTTCTCCTTCGGTGCCCAGCAGTCATTCCTGGTGGGCTGGCCGCGCATGCTCGCGCCGATCGGCTACTTCTTCTTCGGTGCCGTGTTGATCGGCATGCTGACCATGCGGATGGCAAGCCGGGAAGGTCTCTCCCAGAACCTGCTCAGCCGCGGCCTTGGGTTCGGCAGCCACGGTTCGGCGGTGACCTCCTTCATCTATGCCGTCAACTACATCTATTACTTCCTTTTCGAGGGGACGATCGTTTCCCACGCCATCGCGCACTACTTCGACGTGCCGATCAACTCGATCGGCGGCATCGGGATCTTCGCCGTCGTGGGATTGGTGACGCTTCTGCTCGTCTGGCGCGGAATGCACGCGATGTCGTTCCTACAGTCCTGGGGCTTTCCGCTGTTCTTGCTGCTGTTGGCCTGGGGCCTGTACAAGCTGGGTACCGAGCACACCGCTGCCGGTCCCGCTGACTGGCATGCGACGGCGCCGGTGGACTCTGCCGCGATGTGGACCGCGTTCAGCCTCGCCAACGGCCAGATGATCTTCCAGGGGCTGATGGCGACGGACTACGGCAGGTTCGCGGCCCGCGACATCCGATACCGCGGAACCGCGGGAATCATGCTGGGCGAGCTGATCCCGATGTTCGCCGTCATCTTCCTCGGCGCGTTCATCGGCTCCACGATTCTCGGAGGATTAACCGGACCGGACGGGCAGGTATTGGCGCAGGATCCCGGGTTCATGTTCGTCTATCTCATGGGCGGCGCCGGGGTCGTGTTCGCCATCGTCACGCAAATCCGCATCAACGTCATGAACCTGTATTCCGGGTCCATCGCGCTGTCCTCCGGATTCGATGTGGCAGCGAAATTCCGGCCGGGACGTCAGTGGTGGATGTTCCTGGTGCTGATATTGGGTGTGGTGTTCTATGCGTTCAATGTGATCAACCACCTGGACACGTTCCTCGCGATCACCGGCGTGCTCACCAATACCTGGGTGCTGATCATCCTGGCCGACTACTTCGTCTGCCGCCGCTGGCTGCGTCTTGGCCGCAGCGAAGACATCGAGTACCGCGAACACGAAGTGCGTGCCTGGAATCCGTGCGGCCTGAGCTCGCTCGGTATCGCCGTATTCGTCGGCGGCCTCGGTATCGTCGGCCTATACCCGGACTACTACGCCTCGTTCATCGCGATGGTGCTCGGCCCGCTCCTGCACATCGTGTTCACCGTCGCCACCAAGGGCCGTTGCTACCGGCCCGAAAACCGACCCGGAGCCGAAGCATCGTCCCTGGTCAACTGA
- a CDS encoding phosphotransferase family protein, whose amino-acid sequence MQTPFFSAWATATFRLPHQLVARVTRTASQRDTALREVAMSSWLHSAHIPVVRPVEEPVELNDTVVTFWHELPPHRPATPAEIGQFLRKLHGTPPPAEGLLAALRPFVRVAERIDAARILADDKKFLHERLGDLKTRWKTATFMLGLAVVHGDPHDNNIVATDDGTVLALDLERFAIGPLEWDLTLVAIEYDSFSWVSPAEYQ is encoded by the coding sequence GTGCAGACGCCGTTCTTCTCAGCTTGGGCGACAGCGACCTTCCGGCTGCCACACCAACTCGTCGCCCGTGTGACCCGAACGGCAAGTCAGCGCGATACCGCCTTGCGGGAAGTCGCCATGTCATCGTGGCTGCACAGCGCCCACATCCCGGTGGTGCGGCCCGTCGAGGAACCGGTCGAGCTGAACGACACCGTGGTGACCTTCTGGCACGAACTGCCTCCACACCGGCCCGCAACCCCAGCCGAAATCGGCCAGTTCCTGCGCAAGTTGCACGGCACGCCACCACCTGCGGAGGGCCTACTTGCGGCGCTGCGACCTTTCGTAAGGGTCGCCGAGCGCATCGACGCCGCCCGGATCCTGGCCGACGACAAGAAGTTCCTGCATGAACGCCTCGGCGATCTCAAAACCCGGTGGAAGACGGCCACTTTCATGCTCGGACTGGCCGTGGTCCACGGCGACCCGCACGATAACAACATCGTTGCCACCGACGACGGCACCGTCCTGGCGCTCGACCTCGAACGCTTCGCGATAGGCCCGCTAGAATGGGATCTCACACTCGTGGCGATCGAATACGACAGCTTCAGCTGGGTCAGCCCAGCTGAATATCAGTAG